A DNA window from Phoenix dactylifera cultivar Barhee BC4 chromosome 13, palm_55x_up_171113_PBpolish2nd_filt_p, whole genome shotgun sequence contains the following coding sequences:
- the LOC103707243 gene encoding beta-glucosidase 22-like: MRRGGFISTLFLVLLLSVGEGSSGQTATKFNRNDFPPDFVFGAGTSAYQVEGAAAEDGRTPSIWDTFTHAGGMADKSTGDVASDGYHKYKEDVKLMTDTGLEAYRFSISWSRLLPYGRGYVNPKGLEFYNNLINELIENGIQLHVTLYHLDLPQVLEDEYGGWLSPKIVDDFTAYADVCFRQFGDRVSHWTTIVEPDVIGMASYDTGIWPPSRCSYPFGINCMAGNSTTEPYIAVHNILLAHASAVTLYKNKYQAVQKGWIGINVYSYWCYPFSNSTADVEAAQRALDFTVGWILNPLVAGDYPKVMKQNAGSRLPSFNKHQSKQVKGSFDFIGLNHYLSVYVKDNSNGPKPSLRDFNADVFALFTVSRNETPAGQFIPSHIPVDPAGLQYMLEYIKEVYGNPPIYIQENGFGLGVNDTFNDTARIDFLSGFMGSTLQAFRNGSNVRGYFVWAFLDVFEFLAGYSARFGLHYVDFEGEEHRRQPRLSAFWYSEFLKKKSSRNIRMTGLNPASHAQQ, encoded by the exons GGAGCTGGAACCTCGGCTTACCAG GTGGAGGGAGCAGCAGCTGAGGATGGAAGGACTCCAAGCATTTGGGATACTTTCACTCATGCAG GGGGGATGGCAGACAAGAGCACAGGTGATGTAGCTTCAGATGGGTACCACAAATACAAG GAAGATGTCAAGCTAATGACTGACACAGGTCTGGAGGCCTACAGATTCTCcatctcttggtcaaggcttctTCCAT ATGGGAGAGGATATGTCAATCCAAAAGGCCTGGAGTTCTACAACAACCTCATCAACGAGCTGATAGAAAATG GAATTCAGCTGCATGTTACACTCTACCATCTTGATCTTCCCCAAGTACTCGAAGACGAGTACGGAGGATGGCTGAGCCCCAAGATCGT GGATGATTTCACAGCATATGCAGACGTGTGCTTTAGGCAATTTGGCGATAGAGTTTCGCATTGGACTACCATTGTCGAGCCCGATGTTATAGGGATGGCATCCTATGACACCGGAATATGGCCACCTAGCCGGTGCTCTTATCCATTTGGCATCAATTGCATGGCCGGCAATTCCACCACAGAGCCATACATTGCAGTTCACAACATTCTACTAGCGCATGCATCAGCTGTCACACTATATAAGAATAAATATCAA GCTGTGCAAAAGGGATGGATAGGCATAAATGTCTACTCCTACTGGTGTTACCCATTTTCAAACTCCACAGCAGATGTTGAAGCAGCCCAAAGAGCATTAGACTTCACAGTTGGCTG GATCTTAAATCCCCTGGTGGCTGGAGACTATCCTAAGGTAATGAAGCAGAATGCAGGCTCGAGGCTCCCGTCCTTCAACAAACACCAGTCCAAACAAGTAAAGGGTTCTTTTGACTTCATTGGTCTGAACCACTACCTTTCAGTGTATGTCAAAGACAACTCTAATGGTCCGAAGCCAAGTCTCCGTGACTTCAACGCAGATGTCTTTGCCCTATTTACAG TTTCTAGGAATGAAACACCAGCTGGTCAG TTTATTCCAAGCCACATTCCAGTTGATCCAGCTGGGCTACAGTATATGTTGGAGTATATTAAAGAAGTCTATGGAAATCCTCCTATTTATATCCAAGAAAATG GCTTTGGACTGGGAGTTAATGACACTTTCAACGATACTGCAAGGATCGATTTCTTGAGTGGTTTCATGGGAAGCACACTTCAAGCTTTCAG GAATGGATCAAACGTGAGAGGATACTTTGTGTGGGCATTCTTAGATGTCTTCGAGTTTTTGGCTGGGTATAGCGCGCGCTTTGGGCTACATTATGTGGACTTTGAGGGGGAGGAGCACAGAAGGCAACCGAGGCTCTCTGCATTTTGGTACTCTGAGTTCCTGAAGAAGAAAAGCAGCAGGAACATAAGGATGACCGGCCTAAATCCAGCATCCCATGCTCAACAATGA
- the LOC103707244 gene encoding translationally-controlled tumor protein homolog isoform X3, with protein MLVYQDLLTGDELLSDSFPYKEIENGMLWEVEGKWVVQGAVSVNIGANPSAEGGEDDEGVDDQAVKVVDIVDTFRLQEQPAFDKKQFVTFMKRYIKNLTPKLDAEKQELFKKHIEGATKFLLSKLRDLQLIPARGDWTGTWGLLSPA; from the exons ATGCTCGTCTACCAGGATCTTCTCACAG GCGATGAGCTTTTGTCGGACTCATTTCCCTACAAGGAAATAGAGAATGGTATGCTGTGGGAAGTTGAAGGAAAG TGGGTCGTTCAAGGAGCAGTTTCTGTCAACATTGGTGCAAACCCTTCCGCCGAAGGTGGTGAAGACGACGAAGGAGTTGATGACCAGGCTGTTAAGGTGGTCGATATTGTGGACACTTTTAGGCTTCAG GAGCAACCGGCATTCGATAAGAAACAATTTGTGACCTTCATGAAGCGATATATCAAAAATTTGACTCCTAAATTGGATGCCGAGAAGCAGGAGCTATTTAAGAAACACATAGAGGGAGCTACCAAGTTCTTACTTTCAAAGCTTCGTGACCTGCAATT AATTCCAGCGCGTGGTGATTGGACTGGTACATGGGGCCTGCTGTCACCCGCATGA
- the LOC103707244 gene encoding translationally-controlled tumor protein homolog isoform X1, with translation MLVYQDLLTGDELLSDSFPYKEIENGMLWEVEGKWVVQGAVSVNIGANPSAEGGEDDEGVDDQAVKVVDIVDTFRLQEQPAFDKKQFVTFMKRYIKNLTPKLDAEKQELFKKHIEGATKFLLSKLRDLQFYVGESMHDDGCLVFAYYKDGATDPTFLYFAYGLKEVKC, from the exons ATGCTCGTCTACCAGGATCTTCTCACAG GCGATGAGCTTTTGTCGGACTCATTTCCCTACAAGGAAATAGAGAATGGTATGCTGTGGGAAGTTGAAGGAAAG TGGGTCGTTCAAGGAGCAGTTTCTGTCAACATTGGTGCAAACCCTTCCGCCGAAGGTGGTGAAGACGACGAAGGAGTTGATGACCAGGCTGTTAAGGTGGTCGATATTGTGGACACTTTTAGGCTTCAG GAGCAACCGGCATTCGATAAGAAACAATTTGTGACCTTCATGAAGCGATATATCAAAAATTTGACTCCTAAATTGGATGCCGAGAAGCAGGAGCTATTTAAGAAACACATAGAGGGAGCTACCAAGTTCTTACTTTCAAAGCTTCGTGACCTGCAATT TTATGTAGGTGAGAGCATGCACGATGATGGCTGCTTGGTCTTTGCATACTACAAAGATGGTGCCACTGATCCAACATTCTTATATTTTGCCTATGGGTTGAAGGAGGTCAAATGCTAA
- the LOC103707244 gene encoding translationally-controlled tumor protein homolog isoform X2 — translation MIFRTCQGDELLSDSFPYKEIENGMLWEVEGKWVVQGAVSVNIGANPSAEGGEDDEGVDDQAVKVVDIVDTFRLQEQPAFDKKQFVTFMKRYIKNLTPKLDAEKQELFKKHIEGATKFLLSKLRDLQFYVGESMHDDGCLVFAYYKDGATDPTFLYFAYGLKEVKC, via the exons ATGATTTTCAGAACATGTCAAG GCGATGAGCTTTTGTCGGACTCATTTCCCTACAAGGAAATAGAGAATGGTATGCTGTGGGAAGTTGAAGGAAAG TGGGTCGTTCAAGGAGCAGTTTCTGTCAACATTGGTGCAAACCCTTCCGCCGAAGGTGGTGAAGACGACGAAGGAGTTGATGACCAGGCTGTTAAGGTGGTCGATATTGTGGACACTTTTAGGCTTCAG GAGCAACCGGCATTCGATAAGAAACAATTTGTGACCTTCATGAAGCGATATATCAAAAATTTGACTCCTAAATTGGATGCCGAGAAGCAGGAGCTATTTAAGAAACACATAGAGGGAGCTACCAAGTTCTTACTTTCAAAGCTTCGTGACCTGCAATT TTATGTAGGTGAGAGCATGCACGATGATGGCTGCTTGGTCTTTGCATACTACAAAGATGGTGCCACTGATCCAACATTCTTATATTTTGCCTATGGGTTGAAGGAGGTCAAATGCTAA
- the LOC103707244 gene encoding translationally-controlled tumor protein homolog isoform X4 gives MIFRTCQGDELLSDSFPYKEIENGMLWEVEGKWVVQGAVSVNIGANPSAEGGEDDEGVDDQAVKVVDIVDTFRLQEQPAFDKKQFVTFMKRYIKNLTPKLDAEKQELFKKHIEGATKFLLSKLRDLQLIPARGDWTGTWGLLSPA, from the exons ATGATTTTCAGAACATGTCAAG GCGATGAGCTTTTGTCGGACTCATTTCCCTACAAGGAAATAGAGAATGGTATGCTGTGGGAAGTTGAAGGAAAG TGGGTCGTTCAAGGAGCAGTTTCTGTCAACATTGGTGCAAACCCTTCCGCCGAAGGTGGTGAAGACGACGAAGGAGTTGATGACCAGGCTGTTAAGGTGGTCGATATTGTGGACACTTTTAGGCTTCAG GAGCAACCGGCATTCGATAAGAAACAATTTGTGACCTTCATGAAGCGATATATCAAAAATTTGACTCCTAAATTGGATGCCGAGAAGCAGGAGCTATTTAAGAAACACATAGAGGGAGCTACCAAGTTCTTACTTTCAAAGCTTCGTGACCTGCAATT AATTCCAGCGCGTGGTGATTGGACTGGTACATGGGGCCTGCTGTCACCCGCATGA
- the LOC103707246 gene encoding universal stress protein PHOS34 isoform X1, with translation MAAAANEEAAEEKMVMVMGIDDSEHSYYALEWTLEHFFSAKLRGPSAPFRLVIVHTKPTPSSVLAVGAPGAVDVLPFVDADLRKSAARVVEKAREVCEAKSLSPLVEVVEGDARYVLCEAVEKHHADMLVLGSHGYGAIKRAVLGSVSDYCTHHAPCTVMIVKKPKSKG, from the exons ATGGCAGCGGCGGCGAatgaggaggcggcggaggaaaAGATGGTCATGGTGATGGGGATCGACGATAGCGAGCACAGCTACTACGCTCTGGAGTGGACCCTTGAGCACTTCTTTTCCGCCAAGCTTCGCGGCCCGAGCGCGCCCTTTAGGCTCGTTATCGTCCACACCAAGCCCACCCCCTCCTCCGTCCTCGCCGTCGGGGCGCCCG GGGCTGTGGATGTACTGCCGTTTGTGGATGCCGACCTGAGGAAGAGCGCGGCGAGGGTCGTGGAGAAGGCTAGGGAGGTCTGCGAGGCCAAATCG CTGAGCCCACTGGTTGAGGTGGTCGAAGGAGATGCAAGGTATGTTCTCTGTGAGGCAGTAGAAAAGCACCATGCTGATATGTTGGTTCTGGGCAGCCATGGTTATGGAGCAATAAAAAG GGCAGTTTTGGGTAGCGTGAGTGATTACTGCACTCATCATGCTCCTTGCACTGTGATGATAGTGAAGAAACCCAAGTCCAAGGGTTAA
- the LOC103707246 gene encoding uncharacterized protein LOC103707246 isoform X2, producing the protein MAAAANEEAAEEKMVMVMGIDDSEHSYYALEWTLEHFFSAKLRGPSAPFRLVIVHTKPTPSSVLAVGAPGAVDVLPFVDADLRKSAARVVEKAREVCEAKSLSPLVEVVEGDARYVLCEAVEKHHADMLVLGSHGYGAIKSAIHLPIRSS; encoded by the exons ATGGCAGCGGCGGCGAatgaggaggcggcggaggaaaAGATGGTCATGGTGATGGGGATCGACGATAGCGAGCACAGCTACTACGCTCTGGAGTGGACCCTTGAGCACTTCTTTTCCGCCAAGCTTCGCGGCCCGAGCGCGCCCTTTAGGCTCGTTATCGTCCACACCAAGCCCACCCCCTCCTCCGTCCTCGCCGTCGGGGCGCCCG GGGCTGTGGATGTACTGCCGTTTGTGGATGCCGACCTGAGGAAGAGCGCGGCGAGGGTCGTGGAGAAGGCTAGGGAGGTCTGCGAGGCCAAATCG CTGAGCCCACTGGTTGAGGTGGTCGAAGGAGATGCAAGGTATGTTCTCTGTGAGGCAGTAGAAAAGCACCATGCTGATATGTTGGTTCTGGGCAGCCATGGTTATGGAGCAATAAAAAG CGCCATTCATTTGCCAATTCGAAGTTCATGA